A portion of the Pseudoalteromonas luteoviolacea genome contains these proteins:
- a CDS encoding M90 family metallopeptidase, translating to MINLMLIVFLVVFVIAYWYSNDIRRYFWHKKYQQRTLSRADRKILLKYMPIYRNMTDADRARLEQHIIWFLGEKRVIGRDGLQVTRPMSLIIAADACLLVLNQAWPLYPNVKEVLLYPSQYYAPQTNKDSAGLVSYHTAVRQGESWPGGTLVLSWHDVLEGNRLPGDGHNLVFHEFAHQLDQQAGNTNGTPELPKEISYQHWADVLSRAYRQLKTQLAYQMPHVIHEYGATNEAEYFAVLTETFIEKPVELKQENPELFNLLVSYFRFDPRDWLGRAV from the coding sequence ATGATAAATTTAATGTTGATCGTGTTTTTAGTCGTGTTTGTGATTGCTTATTGGTATAGCAATGATATCAGACGTTACTTTTGGCACAAAAAATACCAACAGCGCACGCTGTCTCGAGCAGATAGAAAAATATTACTCAAATATATGCCTATTTATCGCAACATGACAGATGCTGATCGTGCGCGATTGGAGCAACATATTATTTGGTTTTTAGGGGAGAAGCGTGTTATCGGGCGTGACGGCTTGCAGGTGACACGACCCATGTCGCTAATTATCGCTGCGGATGCGTGCTTATTGGTTTTGAACCAAGCTTGGCCACTATACCCCAATGTTAAAGAAGTATTATTGTATCCGAGTCAGTATTATGCACCGCAAACCAACAAAGACAGTGCTGGGCTAGTCAGTTATCACACGGCAGTGAGACAAGGCGAGTCTTGGCCAGGCGGCACATTGGTATTGAGCTGGCATGATGTCCTTGAGGGTAATCGTTTACCCGGAGATGGCCACAACTTGGTATTTCATGAGTTTGCTCATCAACTTGATCAGCAAGCAGGCAATACCAATGGCACGCCTGAATTACCAAAAGAGATCAGTTACCAGCATTGGGCAGATGTTTTAAGCCGTGCCTATCGTCAGCTAAAAACACAGTTAGCGTATCAAATGCCGCACGTTATTCATGAATACGGTGCGACTAATGAGGCAGAATATTTTGCAGTTTTAACGGAGACCTTTATCGAAAAACCCGTTGAGCTGAAGCAAGAAAACCCAGAGTTGTTTAACCTGTTAGTGAGTTATTTTAGATTTGACCCTAGAGACTGGTTGGGTAGGGCTGTGTAA
- a CDS encoding DEAD/DEAH box helicase: protein MTLPIESIKSDFVATLAKQDVVVTAATGSGKSTQLPIWAATMGKVLVIEPRRIACTSLAEYVACLCGSQLGDKVGYAIRFETVFNEQTDIVFVTPGVALRWYFEDKLATYSHIVLDEFHERRWDMDLLLALLKQHAKHRLVLTSATLNANSLSRYLEAPILHSEGKMYPVELDFIAKDQRAMPSKERLVERVVFACQQALEDTHGDVLVFLPGKGEILACATALKSLDAIIVPLYSGCSKQHQQLALSQQSTQRIILATNVAETSLTIPNVTCVVDSGLERRTHLRNGKTVLGLDAIGQDSAKQRLGRAGRTQAGICIRLYGQYAPLIERTPPEIQREALTELVLAAGCAAQGVDSLPFIDPLPEASKQRAITTLHNIGAIDDGQRATDLGRMLYPLPVDAELGFLINKMPSGALKQAMIDLIAVISVPARVYQLPTHLEQLEQLNLLLPNQCDIELAIALIRGKLDGIIHTESEALAEAKQFSEQLREAFLLPSLDKAASYDRQALIQAIAQARPEWVFIKRQNRRGGFGNGNMEISPSNTSRVDERAQAMLVLDTFALAGKGTKQAMTMATLAAPLPIKVLIELGMGEQHITQAFIEDEQIKIEYNLVYAGVSLATKVSHAQSDMLIPACCMLIQSGQVFPSLIEKLEDSLAYHALYYQYEKINEVVPTLEQHLECTLRELGVSHFEDLELIEPEDLYFQAIESWILDPFIEKHPIKVTLPELSMFVTYNFLSKRIVLEYQSGNRKDAPKRWELPSFQGFKIQYKKASKVVDVR, encoded by the coding sequence ATGACCTTGCCCATCGAATCCATCAAATCAGATTTTGTAGCTACTCTTGCCAAGCAAGATGTTGTCGTTACCGCAGCTACAGGCTCTGGAAAATCAACGCAGCTCCCAATCTGGGCAGCCACAATGGGAAAGGTTTTGGTTATCGAGCCAAGGCGGATCGCTTGTACTTCACTTGCTGAATATGTGGCTTGCTTATGTGGCTCACAACTGGGTGACAAGGTAGGGTATGCCATTCGTTTTGAAACTGTCTTTAATGAGCAAACAGATATTGTGTTTGTCACACCTGGTGTTGCGCTAAGATGGTATTTTGAAGATAAATTGGCCACGTATTCACATATCGTGCTCGATGAATTTCATGAGCGACGTTGGGATATGGATTTACTACTGGCACTACTCAAACAACATGCAAAGCACCGACTAGTATTGACCTCTGCGACACTCAATGCGAACAGCCTGAGTCGTTATCTGGAAGCACCAATTTTGCATAGCGAAGGTAAAATGTATCCAGTAGAGCTAGACTTTATCGCAAAAGACCAGCGCGCTATGCCCAGCAAAGAGCGCCTTGTCGAGCGCGTTGTCTTTGCCTGTCAACAAGCACTTGAAGATACACATGGCGATGTTTTGGTATTCCTACCAGGAAAAGGAGAGATCCTCGCCTGTGCGACAGCTTTAAAATCTCTCGACGCGATTATCGTTCCGCTTTACAGTGGCTGCAGTAAGCAACATCAGCAGCTCGCCCTGTCCCAGCAATCAACACAGCGCATTATACTGGCCACCAATGTCGCAGAAACATCCCTAACGATTCCCAATGTTACCTGTGTCGTTGATTCAGGGTTAGAGCGCCGTACGCATCTAAGAAACGGAAAAACCGTACTTGGTTTAGATGCCATAGGCCAAGATTCAGCAAAGCAACGCCTCGGTCGCGCAGGCAGAACCCAAGCAGGTATTTGCATTCGTCTGTACGGCCAATATGCACCTTTGATTGAGCGCACACCACCAGAAATACAACGGGAAGCATTGACAGAGCTTGTACTCGCAGCAGGGTGTGCCGCACAAGGAGTAGACTCATTGCCCTTTATTGATCCCCTGCCGGAAGCGTCAAAACAACGTGCGATTACAACATTGCATAATATCGGTGCTATTGACGATGGCCAACGAGCAACTGATCTTGGTCGAATGCTATACCCACTACCAGTGGACGCTGAGCTTGGTTTTTTAATTAATAAAATGCCATCCGGCGCGCTCAAGCAAGCCATGATTGACTTAATCGCTGTTATCTCTGTACCAGCTCGCGTTTATCAGTTACCGACTCATCTAGAGCAGTTGGAGCAACTAAACCTACTATTGCCAAATCAATGTGATATAGAGCTTGCTATCGCGCTGATAAGAGGAAAACTTGATGGCATTATTCATACAGAATCTGAAGCCCTAGCCGAAGCAAAGCAATTTAGTGAGCAGTTAAGAGAGGCATTTTTGCTGCCAAGTCTTGATAAGGCGGCAAGCTACGATCGCCAAGCCCTTATCCAAGCCATCGCACAAGCACGCCCAGAGTGGGTATTTATAAAGCGACAAAACCGCAGAGGCGGTTTCGGCAACGGTAACATGGAAATATCACCTTCCAATACCTCACGGGTAGACGAACGCGCACAGGCAATGCTGGTACTAGACACCTTTGCCCTTGCAGGCAAAGGCACAAAGCAAGCAATGACCATGGCAACACTTGCCGCGCCGCTACCAATAAAAGTACTGATTGAATTAGGGATGGGTGAGCAGCACATTACTCAAGCATTTATAGAAGATGAGCAGATAAAAATAGAATATAACTTGGTCTATGCAGGCGTTTCGCTGGCAACAAAAGTGAGTCATGCACAAAGTGACATGCTGATCCCGGCCTGCTGTATGCTAATTCAGAGCGGGCAGGTATTTCCAAGCTTAATCGAAAAACTCGAAGACTCACTTGCATATCACGCTTTATATTATCAATACGAAAAAATAAACGAAGTAGTACCTACTTTAGAGCAGCACTTAGAATGTACATTACGTGAGCTGGGCGTTAGCCACTTTGAAGACTTAGAGCTAATTGAACCAGAAGATTTATATTTTCAAGCCATAGAAAGTTGGATATTAGACCCATTTATTGAAAAGCACCCTATCAAAGTCACACTGCCCGAATTAAGCATGTTTGTGACGTATAACTTTTTATCAAAACGTATTGTATTAGAATATCAATCTGGTAATAGAAAGGATGCGCCCAAAAGATGGGAACTACCAAGCTTTCAAGGTTTTAAAATACAATATAAAAAAGCCAGCAAGGTAGTTGATGTCAGATAA
- a CDS encoding TonB-dependent receptor domain-containing protein, which yields MLNSKISKAVRLAIAFGAVSATAFNVAAEEQKEIEKIEITGSSIKGTDLAGALPVNVLSAEDIKATGVTSVPDLITQIPSMQGFTTPTSSVGGGGAGTATASLRGLGSEYTLVLLNGRRVASQFSGSSVDINSIPLAAVERVEVLTDGASAIYGSDAIAGVINFILKDEVDQSTLSVRTDRPRDGGETTNVSFTTGFGDYDSDGYSLMFTVSHDTQETLRSKDREFAKTGLLEFAYEGQSYFSINGSPNAIPANVEVELDDGDAAYFFNPYLSEHGTCAPDNAKDPSSDQCMFDFTSTLEIVPESERTSFMVHGNFDVTEDIKAFATVSYTDFSMTARIAPNPTGPIPIGTTGEAYKQYVEPHLTEDQKARATEVYASWRALPGGNRTSTYDTTTFNSSFGLEGVLFDTIDFSTAIAISGAERDESFSDGHFYANWVGDIANGTIDVFALPGEMSEAGMAALEASKWRHLNQTWKTSSIAWDFRASQALFELPAGEVYIGYGVDYRVNSYENLPSAENAKDERWGSGGDPIFDLERTTYGAFTEFQVPLLDDLMLSAAIRYDMIGGVDNNHFIDENDETETVQQITANDDESDVTYKVSLRYNATDDLVLRGSIGTGFRSATMLQIAQPQNYGGVTRAPYTCPVTDARTRGCSAAPVQYNLYNSGNPNLAPETSDQWSLGFVYAPSNEFTFEMDYWKVDITNRVDQPSETYAFTVNPGLYDAQFVIGDDPNGGSRERLYFISQPVNIGESINEGIDWKVNLTNDLSFGTLKTSLQGTYFVKQEYTLAGTADEWRSSLGQYGADEEVVFRNVITAQTVLSTGDFTHTLRANFRSGWKDQETEVQFGTIDNPDYVRADDGTLTGDVHSRDVQLEVPSHTTFNYKVDYYGFENTVLSAGIKNIFDKEPPFSLGDAEGHLVGYEGRYYDQFLRTFYVSVDYSF from the coding sequence ATGTTAAATAGTAAGATCTCAAAAGCAGTTCGCTTAGCGATCGCTTTTGGTGCTGTTTCAGCAACTGCGTTTAACGTAGCAGCTGAAGAACAAAAAGAAATCGAAAAAATTGAAATCACGGGTTCTAGCATTAAAGGTACAGACCTTGCTGGTGCTTTACCTGTAAACGTATTAAGTGCAGAAGACATCAAAGCAACTGGTGTTACCTCTGTTCCTGACTTAATCACTCAAATCCCTTCAATGCAGGGTTTCACTACTCCAACTTCTTCTGTTGGTGGCGGTGGTGCAGGTACTGCAACAGCGTCTTTACGTGGTTTAGGTTCAGAGTACACTTTAGTACTTCTAAACGGTCGCCGTGTTGCATCACAATTCTCTGGTAGCTCTGTTGACATCAACAGTATCCCATTAGCAGCAGTAGAGCGCGTTGAAGTACTTACTGATGGCGCATCAGCTATCTATGGTTCAGATGCAATCGCGGGTGTAATTAACTTCATCCTTAAGGACGAAGTAGATCAATCAACTCTTTCAGTAAGAACAGATCGTCCACGTGACGGTGGTGAAACAACTAACGTAAGTTTCACAACTGGCTTCGGTGACTATGACTCTGATGGCTACAGCTTAATGTTCACAGTATCTCACGATACTCAAGAAACATTGCGTTCTAAAGACCGTGAATTCGCAAAAACAGGTCTTTTAGAGTTTGCTTATGAAGGTCAAAGCTATTTTTCAATCAATGGTTCTCCAAATGCTATCCCTGCAAACGTTGAAGTAGAGCTTGACGACGGTGATGCTGCTTACTTCTTCAACCCGTACCTATCTGAGCATGGTACTTGTGCGCCAGACAATGCTAAAGATCCAAGCTCTGATCAGTGTATGTTCGACTTCACAAGCACACTTGAAATCGTTCCTGAAAGTGAACGTACTTCATTCATGGTACACGGTAATTTTGATGTTACTGAAGACATCAAAGCATTTGCTACTGTGAGCTATACCGATTTCTCAATGACTGCTCGTATCGCGCCTAACCCAACTGGCCCAATCCCAATTGGAACAACTGGTGAAGCTTACAAGCAATATGTTGAACCTCACCTAACTGAAGACCAGAAAGCTCGTGCAACTGAAGTTTATGCATCATGGCGTGCACTACCAGGTGGAAACCGTACTTCAACATACGATACAACTACTTTCAATTCATCTTTTGGTTTGGAAGGTGTACTTTTCGATACTATCGATTTCAGCACAGCAATTGCAATCTCAGGTGCAGAGCGTGATGAGAGCTTCTCTGATGGTCACTTCTACGCAAACTGGGTAGGTGATATTGCTAACGGTACAATCGACGTATTCGCGCTTCCTGGTGAAATGAGTGAAGCAGGTATGGCTGCTCTTGAAGCAAGTAAATGGCGTCACCTTAACCAGACATGGAAGACAAGCTCAATTGCTTGGGATTTCCGTGCATCACAGGCGTTATTTGAATTACCAGCGGGTGAAGTATACATCGGTTATGGTGTAGATTACCGCGTAAACTCTTACGAAAACCTTCCTTCTGCTGAAAATGCTAAAGATGAACGTTGGGGTTCAGGTGGCGACCCAATCTTTGACCTAGAGCGTACAACGTACGGTGCATTCACTGAATTCCAGGTTCCTTTACTAGACGACCTAATGCTTTCTGCAGCAATTCGTTACGATATGATTGGTGGTGTTGATAACAACCATTTCATTGATGAAAACGATGAGACTGAAACAGTTCAGCAGATCACTGCAAATGACGACGAAAGCGACGTAACTTACAAAGTGAGCTTGCGTTATAACGCGACTGATGACTTAGTACTTCGTGGTTCAATCGGTACAGGTTTCCGTTCAGCGACAATGCTACAAATTGCACAGCCGCAAAACTACGGTGGTGTAACTCGTGCACCATACACTTGTCCTGTAACTGATGCTCGTACACGTGGTTGTAGCGCTGCGCCAGTACAGTATAACTTGTACAACAGTGGTAACCCGAACCTAGCACCTGAGACTTCAGATCAGTGGTCACTTGGTTTTGTTTACGCACCAAGCAACGAATTTACTTTCGAAATGGACTACTGGAAAGTTGACATCACAAACCGTGTTGATCAACCTTCAGAAACATACGCGTTTACAGTTAACCCAGGTCTATATGACGCACAGTTCGTAATCGGTGATGATCCAAACGGTGGTTCTCGTGAACGTCTATACTTCATCTCTCAACCAGTTAACATCGGTGAGAGCATCAACGAGGGTATTGACTGGAAAGTTAACCTAACAAACGATCTTAGCTTTGGTACGCTGAAGACTTCACTTCAAGGTACATATTTTGTTAAGCAAGAGTACACTCTAGCTGGTACAGCTGACGAGTGGAGAAGCTCTCTTGGCCAGTATGGTGCTGATGAAGAAGTTGTATTCCGCAACGTTATCACTGCGCAGACAGTATTGAGTACAGGTGATTTCACTCATACGCTACGCGCTAACTTCCGTTCTGGTTGGAAAGATCAAGAAACTGAAGTTCAGTTTGGTACAATAGATAATCCAGACTACGTTCGTGCTGACGACGGTACATTAACTGGTGACGTACACAGCCGTGACGTACAGTTGGAAGTTCCATCACACACAACTTTCAACTACAAAGTTGATTACTATGGTTTTGAAAACACAGTACTTTCAGCTGGTATTAAGAACATCTTTGACAAAGAGCCTCCGTTCTCACTGGGCGATGCAGAAGGTCACTTAGTAGGTTATGAAGGTCGTTACTATGACCAGTTCCTACGTACTTTCTACGTAAGCGTTGACTACAGCTTCTAA
- a CDS encoding TonB-dependent receptor → MLNNQVTKAVRLALALGAVSASAFVSANEAGEQEVERIEITGSAIKRTDLEGALPVDVIDATDIAKSGVTSVPDLIANIPSMQGFTAAGESVGGGGGGIQTASLRDLGAEYTLVLINGRRMASSDSGSSIDINSIPLSAIKRVEILKDGASALYGSDAIAGVVNFILKDDVQETTISARYDKPKDTSSSNFSITTGFGDLGSDGFNVMVSFSRDEQDNLRSVDRDFAKTGFVQFEHAGQELVAIAGSSNAIPGNAYVTYNTRDEAGNLVLNDAGNNVTKTYALNPYKEANGSCHTTSAPSGNACQFDYTSTLEIQPESERNNLFLQGTFAVNDDTEAYVTASASEFQMTTRIAPYPTGTFTLANDSQIVKDNVIPYLPDNVLADMTKVAARWRVLPGGNRTDEYTASTTHFVAGLRGDFGEWNYELAVTASDAEREQVRITGYPLEKEFIELVTSGEVDIFADPDSLTDEQNTAVRNTMFNGLWDTTETGLFAIEGKTSGPIAELDAGTVYMAVGFDYRMSDYSLTNGEGQNAEVVLFESAGEEFDLERDSYGAFAEVVVPVLENLEVTGSLRYDEIGEITDSKRTGNQTVNESADDTTYKLSVSYRPNDQWLLRASYGTGFKMATMREIAEPRVEFGVTASPYDCPAGLRQEIAQFCYSDKLQYDVFREGNTGLKPETSKQYTFGFVWSGDQGTSFGMDYWNVQMENQVRRLTQNQIFGDPVTYAQWFTTKIDQGTGDTVVAIIQAAENVGESRNSGIDWHFDFTTEFSFGTLKSQLMGTYMLESESLRVGSDNIWDSSLGKVGTNEAVTFRNIVNFNNTFTHGDFTHSLNIKARSGYTDAAADVSFYVAKADDWNDAVDGSVIQKHIPVYMTVDYRLAYAWGDNANVGFGIKNLFDKEPPFTLNAAAGHQVGYDPRYADPYGRTFYLQADYTF, encoded by the coding sequence ATGTTAAACAATCAAGTAACCAAAGCTGTGCGCTTAGCATTAGCTTTAGGTGCTGTATCAGCATCCGCTTTTGTGTCTGCTAATGAAGCAGGTGAGCAAGAAGTGGAACGTATTGAAATCACGGGTTCTGCAATCAAGCGTACAGATCTTGAAGGTGCATTACCTGTAGATGTAATCGACGCAACTGATATTGCAAAGTCTGGTGTAACAAGTGTGCCGGACTTAATCGCAAACATTCCGTCAATGCAGGGTTTTACTGCCGCTGGTGAGTCTGTTGGTGGTGGCGGTGGTGGTATCCAAACTGCTTCCCTACGCGATTTGGGCGCTGAATATACGCTGGTTCTTATCAACGGTCGCCGTATGGCATCGTCTGACTCAGGTTCAAGCATTGATATCAACTCAATCCCTTTATCAGCGATTAAACGTGTTGAAATTCTTAAAGATGGTGCATCTGCATTATATGGCTCTGACGCGATTGCAGGTGTTGTAAACTTTATTCTTAAAGATGACGTGCAAGAGACAACGATCAGTGCACGTTATGACAAGCCAAAAGATACGTCTAGCTCTAACTTCTCTATCACAACTGGTTTTGGTGATTTAGGCAGTGATGGCTTCAACGTTATGGTGAGCTTTAGCCGTGATGAGCAAGACAATCTAAGGTCTGTAGACCGCGATTTTGCAAAAACTGGTTTTGTTCAATTTGAGCACGCTGGCCAAGAGTTAGTAGCGATTGCTGGTTCTTCAAATGCGATCCCTGGTAACGCTTACGTGACTTACAACACGCGTGACGAGGCCGGGAACTTAGTTCTAAACGACGCTGGTAACAATGTTACTAAGACATACGCATTAAACCCTTACAAAGAAGCAAATGGTTCTTGTCACACGACAAGTGCACCATCTGGTAATGCATGTCAGTTTGACTACACGAGTACATTAGAAATTCAGCCAGAGAGTGAGCGTAACAACTTATTCTTACAAGGTACATTTGCAGTAAACGACGACACAGAAGCATATGTGACAGCGTCTGCTTCAGAATTCCAAATGACGACGCGTATTGCTCCTTACCCAACAGGTACATTTACACTGGCTAACGATTCACAGATCGTGAAAGACAATGTAATTCCATATCTTCCTGACAATGTACTAGCAGATATGACGAAAGTTGCTGCTCGCTGGCGTGTACTTCCAGGCGGTAATCGTACGGACGAATATACGGCATCAACAACACATTTTGTAGCCGGTTTACGTGGTGATTTTGGTGAGTGGAACTATGAGTTAGCCGTTACAGCATCTGATGCAGAGCGTGAGCAAGTTCGTATCACAGGTTACCCATTAGAGAAAGAATTCATTGAACTTGTGACATCTGGTGAAGTAGATATATTTGCAGACCCAGATTCATTAACTGACGAGCAAAACACAGCGGTTAGAAACACGATGTTTAACGGTCTGTGGGACACAACTGAGACTGGTTTGTTCGCTATTGAAGGTAAGACATCAGGCCCAATCGCAGAACTGGATGCTGGTACAGTGTACATGGCTGTTGGTTTTGATTACCGTATGTCAGACTACTCGCTGACCAATGGTGAAGGCCAAAATGCTGAAGTCGTACTATTTGAATCAGCTGGTGAAGAATTTGATTTAGAGCGTGACAGCTACGGCGCATTTGCTGAAGTTGTGGTACCTGTACTTGAAAACTTAGAAGTAACAGGTTCATTACGTTACGATGAAATTGGTGAAATCACAGATTCTAAGCGTACTGGCAACCAAACTGTTAACGAAAGCGCTGACGATACAACATATAAGTTGAGTGTTTCTTATCGTCCTAATGACCAGTGGTTATTGCGTGCTTCATATGGTACTGGTTTCAAGATGGCGACAATGCGCGAAATCGCAGAGCCACGTGTTGAGTTTGGTGTAACAGCATCACCTTATGACTGTCCAGCTGGTTTGAGACAAGAAATTGCACAATTCTGTTACTCTGACAAACTTCAGTACGATGTATTCCGTGAAGGTAATACAGGACTTAAACCTGAGACTTCTAAGCAGTACACATTTGGTTTTGTATGGTCTGGCGATCAAGGCACAAGCTTTGGCATGGACTACTGGAACGTACAGATGGAAAACCAGGTTAGACGTCTAACCCAGAACCAAATCTTTGGTGACCCGGTAACATACGCTCAGTGGTTCACGACTAAGATTGACCAAGGTACAGGCGATACAGTTGTTGCAATCATCCAAGCAGCTGAAAACGTGGGTGAGTCAAGAAATTCAGGTATTGATTGGCACTTTGATTTCACGACAGAGTTTTCTTTCGGCACACTTAAGTCTCAACTAATGGGTACTTACATGCTTGAAAGTGAAAGCTTGCGTGTTGGTAGTGACAATATCTGGGACTCTAGTTTAGGTAAAGTGGGTACGAACGAAGCTGTTACATTCCGTAATATTGTTAACTTCAACAATACCTTCACACATGGTGATTTCACACATAGCTTGAACATTAAAGCACGTAGCGGTTACACAGATGCAGCAGCAGATGTGAGTTTCTATGTAGCTAAAGCTGATGATTGGAATGATGCGGTTGATGGTAGCGTAATTCAAAAGCATATCCCAGTGTATATGACAGTTGATTACCGTTTAGCATATGCTTGGGGTGACAATGCAAATGTAGGCTTTGGTATTAAAAACTTATTTGATAAAGAACCGCCATTTACGCTTAATGCGGCAGCGGGTCACCAGGTAGGTTATGACCCTCGTTACGCAGACCCGTATGGACGTACTTTCTACCTACAAGCTGATTACACTTTTTAA